One part of the Clostridium thermosuccinogenes genome encodes these proteins:
- a CDS encoding uracil-DNA glycosylase has translation MHNNWEDLIRECTNCYKCPLGSTRTNIVIGRGNPKATLMFVGEGPGEQEDLQGKPFVGPAGQLLDLLLEALMFDADDYYIANIVKCRPPGNRVPTDEEANKCLDYLRNQVYLIKPQIIVCLGATAMKYIVDKNARITQIRGQWIERKMEKKECWIMPTFHPAALLRDESKKLLMWDDLKKVKLKFDEITKKV, from the coding sequence TTGCATAATAACTGGGAGGATCTTATCAGGGAGTGTACCAACTGCTATAAATGCCCTCTGGGGAGCACCAGGACGAACATAGTCATAGGGCGAGGGAACCCTAAGGCGACACTTATGTTCGTAGGTGAAGGGCCTGGGGAACAGGAGGATTTGCAGGGTAAACCTTTTGTGGGACCGGCAGGCCAATTGCTGGATTTGCTTCTGGAAGCCCTGATGTTTGATGCTGATGACTATTACATAGCAAATATAGTAAAATGCAGACCGCCAGGGAACCGTGTACCTACAGACGAGGAAGCCAATAAGTGCTTGGATTATTTGAGAAATCAGGTTTATTTGATAAAGCCGCAGATTATAGTATGCCTTGGTGCTACTGCCATGAAGTATATAGTGGACAAAAATGCGCGAATTACTCAAATAAGAGGACAGTGGATAGAAAGAAAGATGGAGAAGAAAGAGTGCTGGATTATGCCCACATTCCATCCTGCGGCACTTTTAAGGGATGAGTCGAAGAAGCTGTTAATGTGGGACGATTTAAAAAAAGTGAAGCTGAAATTTGATGAAATAACTAAAAAGGTTTAG
- a CDS encoding uracil-DNA glycosylase: MPKRELLNELYGRYINEFGDKEIVLGDGNIDSEIVLVGEAPGKDEVKLSKPFVGAAGKNLSQFMDILGIKREDIYITNVIKHRLSKINPNTGRIINRAATKADIDAVKDYLLQEIRIIDPVYVVTLGNVPLKAATGDYGISIGTVHGQTLEVEVLDKVYKFFPLYHPASIIYNRSLKEIYLDDLKKLSQLIKG; this comes from the coding sequence ATGCCTAAAAGGGAGCTTTTAAATGAGCTTTATGGGAGATATATAAATGAGTTTGGAGATAAAGAAATCGTCCTGGGAGATGGAAATATAGACTCAGAAATAGTCCTGGTGGGAGAAGCGCCTGGCAAGGACGAAGTCAAACTCTCCAAACCTTTTGTGGGTGCTGCGGGGAAAAACCTGTCGCAATTTATGGATATTTTGGGGATTAAGAGAGAGGACATCTATATAACCAATGTGATTAAGCACAGGCTGTCAAAAATCAATCCCAATACAGGAAGGATAATAAACAGAGCTGCGACCAAAGCTGATATAGATGCGGTCAAGGACTATCTTTTGCAGGAGATTAGAATCATTGATCCGGTTTATGTGGTTACCCTGGGGAATGTGCCACTTAAAGCGGCTACGGGTGATTATGGTATCAGCATAGGAACAGTCCATGGACAGACGTTGGAAGTAGAGGTTTTGGACAAGGTGTATAAGTTTTTTCCCTTGTATCATCCAGCCAGCATAATATACAACAGAAGTCTGAAAGAGATTTATTTGGATGACCTGAAAAAGCTTTCACAGCTTATTAAAGGTTAA
- a CDS encoding putative glycoside hydrolase yields the protein MKKNIIKRVLSLFVVVLFALSLAVGCNTNSKGNDSSTQGTGTENAGQKDNKDLQGTVNQESKNNEGASEDGDQNQGANPDETKPEDQDGDGETTDIPDKSNVPSIRDMKVKALYLTGWTAGIDEKLQHFIELAKTTEINAYVVDIKDDDGLVSYKSNIPAVQEINGWTNKYNVEKVIKAFHDNGIPVIGRLVCFNDPYASSKRTEMAIKHVNGGLWRDPNKNQTWLNPYSEEAWKYIVDIAKEAVELGFDEIQFDYVRFPDGKRSTMNFGNPGIEKYEAINRFLEYARKEIPAEIPISADVFGIILESPGDTEDIGQYLELVGKDNVDVICPMVYPSHYAVGQIVNNVTFAKPDLDPYGVVYNSLVKGKTRIAAVEGYKAKVRPYLQDFTASWLGKGYYQEYGAEQVRQQKKAVYDAGYEEWILWDPKNTYSEAALEKE from the coding sequence ATGAAGAAAAATATCATTAAAAGAGTGCTTTCATTATTTGTAGTAGTATTGTTTGCCTTAAGTTTAGCAGTCGGATGCAATACCAACAGCAAAGGAAATGACAGTTCAACCCAGGGGACCGGAACGGAAAATGCCGGTCAAAAGGATAATAAAGACCTACAGGGAACTGTGAATCAGGAAAGTAAAAACAACGAAGGAGCATCAGAAGACGGTGACCAGAATCAAGGTGCCAATCCGGACGAAACCAAACCGGAAGATCAGGATGGCGATGGTGAAACCACGGATATACCTGATAAATCTAATGTGCCTTCAATAAGGGATATGAAGGTCAAAGCTCTGTACCTTACAGGTTGGACTGCCGGAATAGATGAAAAATTGCAGCACTTCATCGAGTTGGCGAAAACTACGGAAATAAATGCTTATGTGGTAGATATCAAGGACGATGACGGTCTTGTATCATATAAATCCAATATCCCTGCAGTGCAGGAGATTAATGGGTGGACTAATAAATATAATGTTGAAAAAGTCATAAAAGCATTTCACGATAACGGCATCCCTGTTATCGGAAGGCTGGTATGCTTTAATGACCCATATGCATCAAGCAAAAGAACGGAAATGGCAATAAAGCATGTTAATGGCGGTTTGTGGAGGGACCCTAATAAAAACCAAACATGGCTGAATCCATATAGTGAAGAAGCATGGAAATACATAGTGGATATAGCTAAGGAAGCAGTTGAATTAGGTTTTGATGAAATCCAGTTTGACTATGTCAGGTTCCCGGACGGAAAGAGAAGCACGATGAATTTTGGCAATCCGGGAATTGAAAAGTATGAAGCTATCAATAGGTTCCTTGAGTATGCGAGAAAAGAAATACCTGCAGAAATCCCGATATCGGCAGATGTTTTCGGCATAATACTGGAAAGCCCGGGAGATACAGAGGATATAGGCCAGTATCTTGAATTGGTAGGAAAAGACAATGTGGATGTCATATGTCCAATGGTGTACCCTTCTCATTATGCTGTAGGGCAGATTGTCAACAATGTCACATTTGCTAAACCTGATCTGGACCCTTATGGAGTTGTATACAATTCTCTTGTAAAAGGAAAAACCAGAATAGCAGCGGTGGAAGGATATAAAGCAAAGGTAAGACCCTACTTGCAGGATTTTACCGCATCTTGGCTTGGCAAAGGCTATTATCAGGAGTATGGCGCGGAGCAGGTAAGACAGCAAAAAAAGGCAGTATATGATGCCGGATACGAAGAGTGGATATTGTGGGATCCTAAAAATACTTATTCAGAAGCTGCATTGGAGAAAGAATGA
- a CDS encoding vitamin B12-dependent ribonucleotide reductase produces the protein MSLTENAIKVLEKRYLAKDEEGRLLENPEGMFRRVAKAVAAADVKYVSAPELKKIEQEFFEMMANLEFLPNSPTLMNAGRPLGQLSACFVLPIEDTMEGIFETIKNAALIHKSGGGTGFSFSRLRPRGAAVNSTGGVASGPVSFMRVFNAATEAVKQGGTRRGANMGILRVDHPDILEFITSKRDNADITNFNISVGITEDFMEAVEKGWDYELIDPHTKKVTGTKNAREVFDLIVDMAWNNGEPGIVFLDRLNKANVTPELGEIESTNPCGEQPLLPYEACNLGSINLSLMLKENGNVVDVDFDKLRKTVIKAVHFLDNVIDVNKYPLPEIDEMTRGTRKIGLGVMGWADMLCKMRIPYNSQKAINLAEKVMKFIQEESRKASIEIAERKGVFPYYDKSIYKEMGIRVRNATTTTIAPTGTLSIIAGVSSGIEPLFAISYIRNVMDNDELVEVNPLFKQIAEKEGFYSEELMRRIAKKGSISGFAEIPKYIRDVFVTSHDISPEGHVKMQAAFQKYTDNAVSKTVNLRHEATKEDVREVFILADKLNCKGVTIYRDGSRDSQVLNIGKVNNSKADETKQETKPVTHIEPRPRPNITTGFTEKVKIGCGNLYITVNYDEDGICEVFTNTGRAGGCPSQSEATARLVSIALRSGIKTKTIVEQLKGIRCPSTIRQKGLNVLSCPDAIGRLIEKVAKLQNGTDEEVAGELSSTGILNVPRPTANCDTSACSTCTMQDSCNNPDRNDAEVINACPECGRPVEHEGGCVVCRNCGYSKCG, from the coding sequence ATGAGTTTAACGGAAAATGCGATTAAGGTACTGGAGAAAAGATACCTGGCCAAGGATGAAGAAGGCAGGCTTTTGGAAAATCCTGAAGGCATGTTCAGAAGAGTAGCCAAAGCAGTGGCTGCGGCGGATGTCAAGTATGTGTCGGCGCCGGAGCTTAAAAAGATTGAGCAGGAATTCTTTGAAATGATGGCTAACCTTGAGTTTTTACCCAATTCCCCCACACTGATGAATGCAGGAAGGCCCTTGGGACAATTGAGCGCATGTTTTGTATTACCGATAGAAGATACTATGGAAGGTATATTCGAAACTATTAAAAATGCGGCCTTGATACACAAAAGCGGTGGCGGAACAGGATTCAGCTTTTCCAGATTGAGGCCCAGAGGTGCCGCTGTAAATTCTACCGGAGGCGTAGCCAGCGGGCCGGTAAGTTTTATGAGAGTCTTTAACGCAGCTACCGAGGCGGTAAAACAGGGTGGTACCAGAAGAGGCGCAAATATGGGCATATTGAGGGTTGATCATCCTGACATTTTAGAATTTATAACCTCAAAAAGAGATAATGCAGATATAACAAATTTCAATATCAGCGTCGGTATTACCGAAGACTTTATGGAAGCTGTTGAAAAAGGCTGGGATTATGAGCTTATAGATCCCCATACCAAGAAGGTAACCGGCACTAAAAACGCTCGGGAAGTTTTCGACCTAATAGTGGATATGGCTTGGAACAACGGTGAACCGGGTATTGTTTTCCTGGACAGGCTTAATAAAGCCAATGTCACCCCGGAACTGGGCGAGATTGAAAGCACCAATCCCTGCGGAGAGCAGCCGCTTCTTCCGTATGAAGCCTGCAATCTTGGATCCATTAACTTAAGCCTTATGCTTAAAGAAAATGGAAATGTAGTGGACGTCGATTTCGATAAGCTGAGAAAAACAGTAATAAAGGCAGTGCATTTTCTGGATAATGTAATTGATGTGAACAAGTACCCGCTTCCTGAGATCGATGAGATGACCAGAGGGACAAGAAAAATTGGCCTTGGAGTGATGGGTTGGGCTGACATGCTTTGTAAGATGAGAATCCCCTATAACTCACAGAAAGCCATAAATCTCGCTGAAAAGGTTATGAAGTTTATCCAGGAAGAATCAAGGAAAGCATCTATTGAGATAGCTGAAAGAAAAGGTGTATTTCCATACTATGATAAGAGCATTTATAAAGAGATGGGCATCAGAGTGAGAAATGCTACCACCACAACGATTGCTCCAACCGGCACATTAAGCATTATTGCCGGGGTGTCCAGCGGAATAGAGCCTCTTTTTGCCATCTCGTATATCAGGAATGTTATGGATAATGATGAACTGGTAGAGGTGAATCCTCTGTTCAAGCAAATCGCCGAAAAAGAAGGCTTCTACTCCGAAGAACTGATGAGGAGAATTGCTAAAAAGGGTTCGATAAGCGGATTTGCAGAAATACCTAAGTATATAAGGGATGTGTTTGTGACCTCCCATGACATCTCTCCCGAAGGACATGTAAAGATGCAGGCGGCATTCCAGAAATATACTGACAATGCGGTTTCAAAAACGGTAAACCTTCGCCATGAAGCTACCAAGGAAGACGTCCGGGAAGTGTTCATACTTGCTGACAAGCTTAATTGCAAAGGAGTAACGATTTACAGAGATGGCAGCAGGGATTCACAGGTACTTAATATTGGCAAAGTTAACAATAGCAAAGCTGATGAAACCAAACAGGAAACCAAGCCGGTTACCCATATAGAACCTAGGCCCAGGCCTAATATCACTACAGGATTTACTGAGAAGGTAAAAATCGGATGCGGAAATCTATATATAACTGTCAATTATGATGAGGATGGAATTTGTGAGGTGTTCACAAATACCGGCCGTGCAGGTGGATGCCCGTCCCAGTCCGAGGCGACGGCACGACTCGTATCCATCGCACTGCGTTCAGGAATAAAAACCAAAACAATAGTTGAACAGCTGAAGGGAATAAGATGTCCTTCCACCATAAGGCAGAAAGGATTGAATGTATTATCCTGTCCTGATGCGATAGGTAGGCTGATAGAAAAAGTCGCAAAACTTCAAAATGGCACCGACGAAGAAGTTGCCGGCGAATTGTCGAGCACCGGAATACTTAACGTCCCCCGGCCGACAGCAAACTGTGACACTTCCGCTTGCAGCACTTGCACTATGCAAGACAGTTGCAACAACCCGGACAGGAACGATGCTGAGGTGATAAACGCATGTCCTGAATGCGGCAGGCCTGTGGAACATGAAGGCGGCTGTGTCGTATGCCGGAATTGCGGATATTCGAAATGCGGCTAA
- a CDS encoding helix-turn-helix transcriptional regulator — MNLNLGGSIRRLRKEHNISQEKLAEYLDVSHQNNS, encoded by the coding sequence ATGAACCTTAATCTCGGAGGAAGCATAAGGAGACTTAGAAAAGAACACAACATCTCACAGGAAAAACTTGCAGAATATCTGGATGTGTCTCACCAGAATAATAGTTAA
- a CDS encoding ZIP family metal transporter: protein MVEFLYQYNIVAVGMLASLLSGLATGAGGLFIFLKRHISKRMLDAALGGAAGVMLAATSFSLIVPAIEKGGGGVKGAFIALIGILLGGLFLDLADKVFPDSNLMLNSMDADDNLKNGARLRKVWLFIFAITVHNFPEGLAVGVGFGDGDIINGLSLAIGIGLQNFPEGLAVALPLLRENYPKWKALLIATATGLVEPIGGLIGIGVVQIAKPLLPYALAFAAGAMLFVISHEIIPESQSDQKYSKLATHALMLGFVVMMFLDNTLG, encoded by the coding sequence TTGGTAGAATTCTTGTATCAATATAATATTGTTGCGGTTGGTATGCTGGCAAGCTTGCTCAGCGGCCTTGCCACAGGCGCTGGAGGTCTTTTCATATTCTTGAAACGCCATATATCCAAAAGGATGCTGGATGCTGCTTTAGGAGGTGCAGCAGGAGTGATGCTGGCAGCCACTTCTTTCAGCCTTATAGTTCCTGCCATAGAAAAAGGCGGAGGTGGCGTAAAAGGAGCATTTATTGCACTTATAGGCATTTTGTTGGGCGGATTGTTTCTGGATCTTGCCGACAAGGTATTTCCAGACTCAAATCTCATGCTGAATTCCATGGATGCTGACGATAATCTGAAAAATGGTGCCAGGCTCAGAAAAGTATGGCTGTTTATTTTTGCAATAACCGTCCATAATTTCCCTGAAGGTCTGGCAGTAGGTGTTGGTTTTGGTGACGGAGACATAATAAACGGTTTAAGCCTGGCTATTGGTATAGGCCTCCAGAATTTCCCCGAAGGCCTTGCAGTTGCCCTCCCACTGCTGAGGGAAAATTACCCCAAGTGGAAGGCCCTCTTAATAGCCACGGCCACCGGCCTGGTAGAGCCCATAGGAGGATTGATCGGAATCGGAGTGGTACAGATCGCAAAGCCGTTATTACCTTATGCTCTGGCTTTTGCAGCCGGTGCCATGCTGTTTGTTATAAGCCATGAGATAATCCCCGAAAGCCAAAGCGATCAGAAATATTCCAAGCTGGCAACCCATGCTCTTATGCTTGGTTTCGTGGTAATGATGTTTCTGGATAATACGTTGGGGTAA
- a CDS encoding class II aldolase/adducin family protein, whose protein sequence is MMSDNEIKKEICEIGKRIYNKGFVAANDGNITVKVNDNEFWATPTGVSKGYMTPDMLIKVDREGRVLEGTWKPSSELKMHLRVYKERPDVGAVVHAHPPTATGFAIARIPLDQYIMPEAIISLGTVPIAEYGTPSTDEIPDAVSKYLQDHDAILLENHGALTVGTDLLNAYFKMETLEFYAKLSLVARQLGGAKELNCNQVEKLMEVRKKMNIKGRHPGFKGCSQEVCTCRSKGNEQESATYRISEDDLVRIVTDVTKRVLEQYKEK, encoded by the coding sequence ATGATGTCAGATAATGAAATAAAAAAGGAAATATGTGAGATCGGCAAAAGAATTTATAACAAAGGATTTGTCGCTGCAAACGACGGAAATATAACCGTAAAGGTGAATGATAACGAGTTTTGGGCTACACCGACAGGTGTGAGCAAAGGATATATGACACCGGACATGTTAATAAAGGTGGATAGGGAAGGAAGAGTCTTAGAAGGAACATGGAAGCCCTCATCAGAACTAAAAATGCATCTCAGGGTATATAAGGAAAGACCGGACGTAGGAGCTGTTGTTCATGCCCATCCGCCGACGGCAACCGGATTTGCCATCGCAAGAATTCCTCTGGATCAGTATATAATGCCTGAAGCCATCATTTCTCTTGGCACCGTACCGATAGCGGAATACGGGACTCCTTCCACCGACGAGATTCCGGACGCCGTCAGCAAGTATCTGCAGGATCACGATGCCATACTTCTGGAAAACCATGGAGCATTAACTGTCGGTACCGACCTTCTGAATGCATATTTCAAGATGGAGACCCTTGAATTCTATGCCAAGTTAAGCCTGGTGGCAAGGCAGCTGGGTGGAGCAAAGGAGCTTAACTGCAATCAGGTGGAGAAGCTCATGGAGGTCAGGAAGAAAATGAATATAAAAGGCAGGCATCCGGGTTTCAAAGGATGCTCCCAGGAAGTATGCACCTGCAGGTCCAAAGGAAATGAGCAGGAAAGTGCAACATATAGGATAAGTGAAGATGATCTGGTAAGAATAGTGACCGATGTAACTAAAAGAGTACTTGAACAATATAAAGAAAAATAA
- a CDS encoding DeoR/GlpR family DNA-binding transcription regulator, which produces MLAVERRKRIAEIITENKSVLVTELSKMFDVTEETIRRDLEKLENQGVLVRSYGGATLVEDSMTEIPAEKRQVINQAGKDAIAKAASDLVNDGDTIFLDASTTTFYLARHIKDKKGVTVITNSEKVVMELSGSDGLNIICTGGILDRNNQSYVGRIAENVIKDNYYANKTFFSCRGVTLNRGLTDFNEQQAEIKRAMISCSDTAIFLCDHSKFGKIGVPVVATFDDIHCLITDAAVDKAFEDELNRKNVKYILANNR; this is translated from the coding sequence ATGCTGGCTGTAGAGAGAAGAAAGAGAATTGCGGAGATAATCACCGAAAATAAAAGCGTGCTTGTCACAGAATTGAGCAAAATGTTTGATGTTACGGAGGAAACCATCAGAAGGGACCTGGAAAAGCTGGAAAACCAGGGAGTGCTGGTAAGGTCATATGGAGGAGCAACCCTCGTGGAGGACAGCATGACGGAAATTCCTGCGGAAAAGCGCCAGGTAATAAACCAGGCGGGAAAGGATGCTATAGCAAAAGCAGCTTCGGATTTGGTAAATGACGGTGATACGATATTTCTTGATGCCAGCACTACCACTTTTTATCTCGCGAGGCATATAAAAGATAAAAAAGGTGTAACTGTCATCACCAATTCTGAAAAAGTTGTGATGGAGCTGTCCGGCAGTGACGGATTAAATATCATATGCACCGGTGGCATACTGGACAGGAATAACCAGTCTTATGTGGGCAGGATTGCTGAAAACGTTATAAAGGATAATTACTATGCCAACAAAACCTTCTTTTCCTGCCGGGGAGTAACATTAAACAGAGGCTTGACCGATTTCAACGAACAGCAAGCCGAAATAAAAAGGGCGATGATATCCTGCTCCGATACGGCAATTTTCCTTTGCGACCACAGCAAGTTCGGCAAGATCGGGGTGCCGGTGGTGGCAACCTTCGATGATATTCATTGCTTGATCACCGACGCCGCAGTCGACAAAGCCTTTGAAGATGAGCTTAATAGAAAGAATGTGAAGTATATATTGGCAAATAACCGTTAA
- a CDS encoding rhamnulokinase codes for MDLKMLAFDFGASSGRAILGTFDGRKINLSEVHRFSNDPVEVNGNLHWDVLRLFHEIKQGILKTVLQGHDELSSIGIDTWGVDFGLLDRDGNLIGNPYHYRDKRTDGMIDEACRIVSREEIYRQTGIQFMWFNTLYQLLSMKIKNSPALENASTLLFMPDLFNYFLTGVKSTEYSIASTSQLLNPVTGTWAFELMEKLDIPKHIFTDIVKSGTVIGKLSPDIAKELRVASMPVVSVASHDTGSAVAAVPASGEDYVYISCGTWSLLGVELPRPIITDKSMAFDFTNEGGVNNTTRFLKNIMGLWLIQECRRQWQREGENLSFAELEQMAKEAKPFEMFIDPDHHTFAPPGDMPNRIREFCRNTSQPVPETKGEIMMCIYQSLALKYRFTIERIEDILERNLPVIHMVGGGIKDKFLSRLTANATGRLVIAGPVEATALGNIAVQAMALKEIGSLAEAREIIKSSVPTEEYEPQEKDVWDAAYEKFRNVMDRVRQ; via the coding sequence ATGGATTTGAAAATGCTGGCTTTTGATTTCGGCGCGAGCAGCGGCAGAGCCATATTGGGCACCTTTGACGGCAGGAAAATAAATCTTTCCGAGGTACACCGCTTTTCCAACGATCCCGTGGAAGTGAACGGAAACCTGCATTGGGATGTGCTGAGGCTCTTTCATGAAATCAAGCAGGGTATTTTGAAAACCGTATTGCAGGGACATGATGAACTGAGTTCCATAGGTATTGATACCTGGGGTGTGGATTTCGGCCTGCTGGACCGTGATGGCAACCTTATAGGCAATCCCTACCACTACCGGGATAAAAGAACCGACGGCATGATTGATGAGGCTTGCAGGATTGTGAGCCGGGAGGAGATATACAGGCAGACGGGCATACAGTTCATGTGGTTCAACACATTGTACCAGCTGTTATCCATGAAAATAAAGAACTCACCGGCATTGGAAAATGCGTCAACACTGCTTTTCATGCCGGATCTCTTCAATTATTTCCTTACAGGCGTAAAAAGCACTGAATATTCCATCGCCTCCACAAGCCAGCTTCTGAATCCGGTAACAGGCACATGGGCCTTTGAGCTGATGGAAAAGCTGGATATTCCGAAGCACATATTTACGGATATAGTGAAGTCCGGAACAGTGATAGGTAAATTGTCGCCGGATATAGCGAAGGAGCTCAGGGTGGCCAGCATGCCCGTAGTTTCTGTCGCTTCCCATGATACAGGCTCTGCTGTGGCTGCAGTACCGGCAAGTGGAGAAGACTATGTGTATATCAGCTGTGGGACATGGTCCCTGCTGGGAGTTGAACTCCCAAGGCCTATAATCACAGATAAAAGCATGGCCTTCGACTTTACCAATGAAGGCGGTGTCAACAATACCACCCGCTTCCTTAAAAACATAATGGGATTATGGCTGATACAGGAGTGCAGGCGTCAGTGGCAGAGGGAAGGCGAAAATTTAAGCTTTGCGGAGCTGGAGCAGATGGCAAAGGAAGCGAAGCCCTTTGAAATGTTCATAGATCCCGATCATCATACCTTTGCCCCTCCGGGAGATATGCCCAACAGGATAAGGGAATTCTGCAGGAATACCTCACAGCCGGTGCCGGAGACAAAAGGGGAGATAATGATGTGCATTTATCAGAGCCTTGCATTGAAATACCGTTTTACCATAGAGCGCATCGAAGATATTCTTGAAAGGAATCTGCCTGTAATCCATATGGTGGGTGGCGGCATAAAAGATAAGTTCCTGAGCCGGCTTACAGCCAATGCCACCGGCAGATTGGTAATTGCTGGACCCGTTGAAGCAACGGCTTTAGGCAACATAGCCGTTCAGGCGATGGCGCTGAAGGAGATAGGCAGCCTTGCGGAAGCTAGGGAGATTATAAAGAGCTCGGTTCCGACCGAGGAGTATGAGCCCCAGGAAAAGGATGTATGGGATGCGGCATATGAGAAATTCAGAAATGTAATGGACCGCGTAAGGCAATGA
- a CDS encoding AraC family transcriptional regulator, which produces MRNIPLLKGDNLFQGNELIYINRSDELQDYNGVMHKHDFIEIAYVIEGEGIHAVGDSRYEVSRGDIVIINYDIPHAFLPKEGRKTLPVVYNCAFKPEFLDASLISSSHFEDITSSFLLKSLFPEDFAPGPDIKLKDADFNEVGEIFRKMYTEYKLKKKGCYLILRAHLIELVVKIFRYMEKESKSKAVNRNSLIVESAVEYLKSNYNTDVKLEDIALQSFISKNYFSRLFKEITGINFSDYVQKLRISEACRLLKETDMKIVDIASSVGINDIKFFYKVFRKVTGKTPGDYRK; this is translated from the coding sequence ATGAGAAATATTCCTTTGCTGAAAGGGGATAACCTCTTTCAGGGAAATGAGCTTATATATATTAATAGATCTGATGAGCTGCAGGACTACAACGGTGTAATGCACAAGCATGATTTTATAGAGATTGCTTATGTTATAGAGGGAGAGGGAATCCATGCCGTGGGGGATTCCAGGTATGAAGTCTCCAGAGGGGATATTGTCATAATCAATTATGATATACCCCATGCGTTTTTGCCCAAAGAAGGCAGAAAAACCCTGCCTGTTGTTTACAACTGCGCTTTCAAGCCCGAATTCCTTGATGCATCGCTGATAAGCTCAAGCCACTTTGAAGATATCACATCCTCTTTCCTGCTTAAATCCCTTTTCCCGGAAGATTTTGCCCCGGGTCCGGATATAAAGCTAAAGGATGCCGACTTCAATGAAGTGGGAGAAATTTTCCGCAAGATGTATACCGAGTATAAGCTGAAGAAAAAAGGATGTTACCTGATATTGCGGGCTCACCTCATAGAGCTTGTGGTGAAAATTTTTAGATACATGGAAAAGGAAAGCAAATCCAAGGCCGTGAACCGAAACAGCCTTATCGTGGAATCAGCGGTGGAGTATCTCAAAAGCAATTATAATACGGATGTCAAGCTGGAAGACATTGCCCTGCAGTCCTTTATAAGCAAAAACTATTTCAGCAGGCTGTTCAAGGAAATAACAGGCATAAATTTCAGCGATTATGTGCAAAAGCTTCGTATTAGCGAAGCCTGCCGGCTGCTGAAGGAGACGGATATGAAGATAGTGGATATTGCTTCCTCTGTTGGCATCAACGATATAAAGTTTTTCTACAAGGTGTTCAGAAAAGTCACTGGAAAAACTCCGGGAGATTACAGGAAATGA
- a CDS encoding sensory rhodopsin transducer has translation MNKKIGSKVWFIPDGFYPPISNGAYPSHEAICVLNPGDRDANIEITLFFEDRDKMGGFRQVCKAERTNHIRMDKLKNEKGEGVPQGVAYAMMVESDQNIIVQYSRMDTTQAEMALMTTIAYPLD, from the coding sequence ATGAATAAAAAAATAGGATCGAAGGTATGGTTCATACCCGATGGTTTCTACCCTCCCATCAGTAATGGCGCATATCCCAGCCATGAGGCAATATGCGTTTTAAATCCCGGGGATAGGGACGCAAACATTGAGATAACCCTGTTTTTTGAAGACCGGGATAAAATGGGTGGATTTCGGCAGGTATGCAAGGCGGAAAGGACAAATCATATAAGGATGGACAAACTGAAAAACGAAAAGGGCGAAGGGGTGCCGCAAGGAGTAGCTTATGCAATGATGGTGGAAAGCGATCAAAACATCATTGTGCAGTACAGCAGAATGGATACAACCCAGGCTGAGATGGCACTTATGACGACTATTGCCTATCCTTTGGATTAA